The region GCCTGCACCGGCGGCGGCGGCGTCGACTCCCGCCGCCAGCTCCCGGGTGCCGTCCAGGGCCTGTTGCTCTCCGCCCGCGAGCCCGCCGGCCCCCGAGGACAGCTCGGCGGCGCCGGTGGACAGGTCCGCTGCGCCGGCGGAAAGCCGGGAAGCGCCGTCGTTCGCAGTGCTGATGCCCGAGGCGAGCTGCGGAGCGCTGCCTGCAAGTTGGTCCGCACCGGCCGAGACTGCTGCAGCCCCGTCGGAGAGCGCCTTCAGTTGCTCCAGCCCGCCGGTTCCGGCGGTGGTTCCGGCAAGCTCCTGCTGCAGGGCCGCGGCCTGCTCCGGCGTGAGGACGCCCCGCTGCACCAGCCGCGTCACGGCATCGGTGACACCCTGCCGGGCGGTGTCGGCCGAAGCCGTTACGGCGGCCTCCACGCCGGCCGTCCCGGCCGCCACCTGCCGGGCGCCGTCTGCCAGCTGCTGTGTCTGCTGCGGCAGCTGTGCCGTGGCGGAGGAGAGCTGGCCCAGGCCCGAGGAAAGCTCGGCCGCACCTGAGGACAACTGATTCGCTCCCGCGGACAGCTCACCGGCGCCCGTCGACAGCTGGTTGGCTCCGGCTACCAGCTGCTCCTGCCCGGAGACCAATGCCTGCGCTCCGGAGGACAGAGTGCCCAGCCCGGTGACGAGCTCGGCGGCCCCGGAATCCGCGGTCGCTGCACCACCGGCGAGCTGCCCGGCACCGTCGGCGGCCCGTTCCAGCTGGCCGTGCACTGTGCTGAATCCGGTCAGCAACTGGCTGGCGGTTTCCTCGCCGACTTCCGCCGCCACGGTGTCATGGACGGAAGAGGTCAGCTTGTCCACGATGCTGCTGAGCAGGTAGTTGTTCGCTTCATTGGTGGTGACGTGCAGGGTCGCCTTCCGGGCGGTCGCCGGATCCGACGCCGAGGCCAGGTTCGCGGAAAAGTCCCCGGGAATGGTCAGGGCAAATTCATAGGTGCCGTCCTTCACTCCGCGTTCCGCGGCAGCGGGACTGTCAACCATCTCCCAGTCGAAGGTCCCGTCCTCCAGCAGGTTTTCGCGGACCGTGGCGCCGACGTCGAGCCGGCCGTCAGCGGTGTCGGCCCCGTCGTCGTCGACCACCAGGGCGGCCTTGACGCCGTCGAGGTTTCCGTAGGGATCCCAGTTCGCATACAGGTAGACGGCGCCGTAGAGCAGGGGGACCAATGAGAGGGCGAGGATGGCCAGCTTCGGCAGGGTGCCGCTGGTCATGCGGCGAAGCTCGCTGAGTGCCAGGCGGAAGGCGGTCATGCCGAGACCTCCTCGGCGGCGGCGGTGCCCGAGGCTGCGTTGGTGTCCGCGGCGGCCCCCGCAGCAGCAGTGGGTCCGGTCCAGTCCGGCGGGATCTGCGCCACCACCGCAACGGCGGTCACCAGCCGTATGGGCGAGGACACGCTGCCGGTCAGCACGGGCAGCCAAGCCTCCGGATCGGCGTCGTGGCGGTCGGGAGAGTCAAAGACCAGCAGCTCCACGTCGACATCCGCCAGTGCCAGCCGGGTCAGCAGATCCAGCCGGATGTGCGGCTCCAGCTCCTCGACCCACCGGGGACCCAGATCCGAGAGGCCTTCGTCGGACAGCCAGTCGGCGGCTTTTCCCCGCGGCCGGTTCCGGCGGGGGATCAGCGCCAGGTCTTCGGCAACCAGGTCCCGCACGCGGAAATGGCGTTCGGGTTCGTTGACCTCCGGCGAATCGATCAGTGCCGCGGAACGGCGCAGATGCTCAAGCCGTGCACTGTGCCCCCATGCGAGGTTGCCGGAGGTGGGGCGCATCCTGCCCGCAAGCACCAGGGCCAGGGCAGTACGGGTGGACTGGTCATCGCCGGAGACCAGCAGCAGCCCTCCGGTATCCGCCTCAAGGGTTGTCGGAGGAAGGAGGGCACTGTGGCGCCCCTTCATAAAGAGGGTTTCCGCACTGAGCATGGTCTTCGCCTTGGGTCCTTAGGGTCGCGGTGCGCCTGGCACGCTTCAGAGGCGCATCTGCCAACCTACGGGAAACTGACTAGTCAGTCCAAATAGGGGTGCGGAGAGGTCTGCCACACCGGGACCGGCATGATGTCAGAGACCGTACTTTTCCAACAGCCGGAGCCACACCTCGCTGATGGTGGGGTACGCGGGCACGGCATGCCAGAGGCGGTCCAGCGGCACCTCGCCGGCGACGGCAATCGTTGCCGCCTGCAGCAGTTCCGAGACGCCCGGTCCCACGAAGGTCACCCCGACCAGCACTCGCCGGTCCTCGTCCACCACCATCTGCGCCCAGCCGCGGTAGTTGTCCGCATACAGCGAGGAGCCGGCGACGGCGATTTCCAGCGATGTTTCCGAGACGTTGACGCCGTCCGCCCTGGCCTGCTCGAGAGTCCGCCCGACCATCGCCGCTTCCGGGTCGGTAAACACCACCTGCGGCACGGCGTAATGGTCCGCGGTTGCCGTGTACCGGGTCCAGGCAGCCGGTTCGGCGCTGCCGGGTTCCTGCCTGGCCCGCGCGGCGATCACGTCGCCGGTTGCCCGCGCCTCGTATTTGCCCTGATGGGTGAGCAGCACCTTCCCCGCGGCGTCCCCCACGGCGTACAGCCATCCGCCGTCGACGCCCAGCACCCGGCCGGAATCGTCGGTGTCCAGCGCTTTCGGGGCCAGGCCGATGTCCTCAAGGCCCAGCCCGTCCAGGGCAGGACGGCGCCCGGTGGAAACCAGCAGCCGATCCCCGCCCACGGTGTCGCCGCCCTCGAGCGATACTTCCACGCCGCCGTCGTCGGACTTCCGCACGGACGCGGGGGAGGCGGAAGTGCGCACGTTGACGCCGTCGGCCTCGAGTCCTTCCCGCACCAGCGTACGTACCGGGTCGGGGAAGGAGCCCAGGATGTCGTGCCGGGCCAGCAGTGTTACCTTCGAGCCCAGGCGCGCGTAGGCCTGCGCCAGTTCGACGCCGGACACCCCGCCGCCGATGACGACGAGGCGGCCGGGAATCCCGGTGGCGGAGGTGGCGTCCCGGGTGCCCCAGTACTCAGTGGTATCCAGGCCCTCGATCGGTGGAACGGACGGGGTGGAGCCGGTGGCGAGGACGACGGCGTGCCGCGCGGAGATCCGCAGGGTCCGGCCGTCGTTGGCGGCCACTTCCACCTCGCGTTCTCCCGTGAGCCGTGCCCGGCCGCGGACCAGTTCAATGCCGGCGCCTGCGACCCACTCGGCCTGGCCTGCATCATCCCAGTTGGAGGTGAACGAGTTCCGGCGCTCCAGGACGGCATCGGCGTCCAGCGTGCCGGTGACCGCCTCACGGGAACCTGCCAGCGACTGTGCTTCCTTCAGCGCCGTGCCGGGCCGCAGGAGCGCCTTGGAAGGCATGCAGGCCCAGTAGGAGCATTCGCCGCCCACCAGGGCCGCTTCCACCAGGACGGCGGCCAGCCCGCCGCGGACAATGCGGTCTGCCGCATTCTCTCCCACGGCGCCTGCACCAATCACCACTACGTCGGTCTGCAGAGTCTCAGTCATGGACATGAGCCTTGCACCGCGGCGGGAGCGGGGCAACCGGGTAGCTTGTCCTACCCGTCGAAATACGTTTCTGCGGGTCGTCCGTTCACCGAGGCCACCACGGATTCGGCGACCTCGCGCAGTTTCATGTTCCGGTGGCTGGAGGCTGCACGCAGGACATCGAAGGCCTGCTGCTGGGAGCAGCGGCTCTGTCCCATGATGATGCCGATGGCAATATCGATGCTGGTGCGGGAACGCATGGCGGCCACAAGGTCCTCTGCCCTTGCGGTTGTGTCGGTAATGCGGATGGCCAGCCGTACGGCTGCCGCAGCGTGCCGGGCAAAACTCTCAGCCGCCTGCACCGTGGCGTCGGGAAAGGCGTTTTCGCGGTCTGCGTACAGGTTCAGGGCGCTGAGGTAGTCGCCGGACAGGGCAATGGGCACGGCGAGGATGGAGCGCAGGCCGCGACGGGAAACCTCGCTGGTGTAGTCGGGCCAGCGCTGCTCGGCGGCCAGGTCCTTCACAAGGACCGTTGTGCCGCTGCGTGCTGCGGTGAGGCAGGGGCCATCGCCGTAGGAATACTGGATCTCATCCAGGTGCCTGGCCTCCTCGCTGCTGCTGGCAACGACACGGGGCCGGGATTTGTGCAGGAGCGTCACGGCGCAGGAGACGGGGCCGTCCGGCCCGGAGAATTCGCGGGAGGCCAGGACTGCTGACCTGTTGAGGAAATCCTGTACATCCGGGCTCTCCAGCACCAGATCTATGAGTACCGAGGGCAGCTGCGTGGAATTCGGACTGGGCATACCGGCGTCCTTAGGGGTCCGACGGCTGCGGGAAAGGCCTTCCGGCGCAGGCTGCCGGCCCGGTTGCTTACCGACCACCCTACGCAGGGCAGGAGCGGGTATCCAGAGACAACAAAAAACCCGGCCCGATCAGTTGTCCTGATCGGACCGGGTCCGAGTGGTGCGCGCGAAGGGATTCGAACCCCCAACCTTCTGATCCGTAGTCAGATGCTCTATCCGTTGAGCTACGCACGCATAAGAACTATTGTATCAAAACCGATTCTCATCGGTTTCTTTCAAGTTCTTCCGTGGCTGTTTGGCCGTAGATAACTATAGCGGGCTTTTGAGGGCAACACCAATCGAGAAGCATGTCGTCTATGTCACTAGACCGGTCTACGTGACCTTGGTCACATTAGAGTAGGGGAGAGGCCCTGATTCTCTTGGATTTGTGGGACCGATCACGAATGCGGCAATAAAGGTGCGATCTTTACCGGCAAAGCGTCCCGAAAGGCACAACTAGCATCAAAACACACCACTGACCCAACGAAGGGAAGAGTCATGGGCCATGACGCGCGTCAGCTAGTTCTCGATGAGAACGGCGAGAATGCTGCAAGCCAGCCGCTGGACAGCACCACGGGAGAGGCTGCTGCACCCACCACCCACCAGGCCCTCCTTGCGTGGGTAAAAGAAGTAGCCGAGCTGACGCAGCCTGACCGCGTGTACTGGGTCGACGGTTCCGAAGAGGAAAACCGGGCCCTCACGAATGAACTCGTGGATGCGGGCACCCTGGTGCGGCTGAACCCCGAGACCTTCCCGAATTCCTTTGCTGCCTTCTCGGACCCCAAGGACGTGGCCCGGGTCGAAGAGCAGACCTTCATCTGCTCCGAAAAGCGCGAAGACGCCGGCTTCACCAATAACTGGATGGACCCGGGCGAGATGCGGGCCAAGCTCAACGGCCTCTTCGCCGGTTCCATGCGCGGGCGCACCATGTACGTGGTGCCCTTCGTTATGGGCCACCTTGCCGCGGAAGACCCGAAATTCGGCGTCGAAATCACCGACAGTGCTTACGTGGTCGCCTCCATGCGCATCATGGCCAACATCGGCACCGACGTGCTGCGCAAGATGGAAGAGCTGGACGCCTTCTTCGTGCCGGCACTCCACTCGGTAGGCTTCCCGCTGGCCGAGGGCGAAGAGGACGTCACCTGGCCCTGCAGCGACGAGAAGTGGATCGTGCATTTCCCCGAGGACCGCTCCATCTGGTCCTACGGTTCGGGCTACGGCGGCAACGCGCTGCTGGGCAAGAAATGCTACGCCCTGCGCATTGCCTCCATCATGGCCCGGGACGAAGGCTGGCTGGCCGAGCACATGCTCATCCTCAAGCTCACCAGCCCGGAGAAGAAGGACTACTACGTCTCCGCCGCCTTCCCCTCGGCCTGCGGCAAAACCAACCTGGCGCTCCTGGACCCGACCATCGAGGGCTGGAAGGTCGAAACCCTGGGTGATGACATCACCTGGATGCGGTTCGGCAAAGAAGGCGAACTGCGTGCGGTGAACCCGGAGGCGGGCCTCTTCGGTGTCGCTCCCGGCACCGGCTGGAGTACCAACCCCAATGCCATGCGTGCCATCGCCAAGGGCAACTCCATCTTCACCAACGTGGCACTCACCGACGACGGCGGTGTCTGGTGGGAAGGCATGACGGATGAGGCGCCGGCGCACCTCACCGACTGGCTCGGGCAGGAATGGACGCCCGACGCCGGCCGCCCGGCAGCGCATCCGAACTCGCGCTTCTGCACGCCGATCGACCAGATCGACATGCTGGCAGACGAATACCACTCACCGAACGGGGTTCCGGTCTCGGCCATCCTGTTCGGCGGGCGCCGCAAGACCACCGTTCCCCTGGTGACGGAGGCCCGCGACTGGGCCAGCGGGATCTTCATGGGCTCCACGCTGTCCTCCGAAACCACCGCTGCCGCCGCCGGACAGGTGGGCGTGGTCCGGCGCGATCCGATGGCCATGCTTCCGTTCATGGGGTACGACGCCGGCGACTACCTGCGGCACTGGATCGAACTCAGCGGCAAGGCCAACCAGGAGAAGCTGCCGAAGATCTTCCTGGTCAACTGGTTCCGCCGCACGGCCGACGGCGGGTTCGCCTGGCCGGGCTTCGGAGACAACGCCAGGGTGCTCAAGTGGGTCATTGAACGCCTCGAGGGCAAGGCGGATGCGGTGGAAACCCCCATCGGGTTTGTGCCCACGGGGGATTCCATTGACCTCACCGGCCTGGACATGACCCCCGAGGACGTGGAGCAGGCCGTCCGCGTGGATCCGCAGGAGTGGGCCACCGAGCTGGACGGCATCGACGAGTGGTACCACCGCTTCGGTCCCACCCTGCCGCAGGAACTGAAGGACCGGCTGGCCGAGCTGAAGGACCGCTTCGCCACCGCCTGACCCGCAGGCAAAAGGGAAGCCCCGCCGAAACGCCGGCGGGGCTTCCCTTTTGCAGTGCTAGGGCTGGTTACTCAGCGTCGGCCCAGACGATGGGCTCGCCGCCCTCCCAGATGGGTTCGTTGAACGTCCACTCGCCGTCCTGCTCCGAGTAGGTCTGGATGGCGGAGATGCAGACGCCTTCGGAGTGTTCGGTGACGATGTGGATGGCGTCGGTGTTTTCCTCCGGCAGGTGGATGTCGGAGAACACGGCGACCGCGCGGTTTTCGCCCTTCTGCTCGGTCAGCACCGTGTACAGGTCCTCGATCATCGAGTCCGCATCCAGGTCCTCGTCGCTGTCCTCGGGGGCGACGGCGATCATCCGCAGTTCGCCGTCGTTCTGCACCACGAGCGCGGCCGGCAGGAACGCACCCTGCGCCTCAAGCTGCTCCTGCGTCACGCCGAGGGCGGTGCCCAGCAGGGAGTTCAGGTCCTCCTGGACCTCGGCGGAGGGCTCTGATCCGTTCAGTTCTACATCAGCCATTGTTATTTCCTTACTAGTTTCAATACGTGGTCGCGGACCCGCTCCATGGTGGGCAGATCCTCTGCTTCAGCGTTCAGACGCAGGAAGGGTTCGGTGTTGGACGCGCGGAGGTTGAACCACCACGAGCCGTCGTCGGCGGTGAACGTCACACCGTCGAGAGTGTCCACCGTGACGCCGTCGCGCTCGAATTCGGCGCGGACGCGGGCAACGGCGGCCGGGACATCCTCGACCCGGGAGTTCACTTCGCCGGAGGAGATGTACGGCTCGTACTCGCGGGCCAGATCCGAGAGGCTGCGGGGCTGCTCGCCCAGGGCCGCGAGCACGTGCATGGCCGCAAGCATGCCGGTGTCGGCGTTGTAGAAGTCGCGGAAGTAGTAGTGGGCGGAGTGCTCGCCGCCGAAGACGGCCCCTTCGCTGGCCATCACTGCCTTGATGAAGGAGTGGCCCACCCGGGTGCGGACGGCACGGCCGCCGTCGTGCGCCACCAGTTCGGGCACGGCGCGGGAGGTGATCAGGTTGTGGATGATCACGGGTGTCTCTTCGCCGGCGGCCTTGGCCCGGGCGATCTCGCGGCGTGCGACCAGGGCGGTGACGGCGGAGGGGCTGACCGGCTCGCCCTTTTCGTCGATCACGAAGCAGCGGTCGGCGTCGCCGTCGAAGGCGAGGCCGATGTCGGCGCCGTGTTCGACGACGGCGGCCTGCAGGTCACGCAGGTTCTCCGGCTCCAGCGGGTTGGCCGGGTGGTTCGGGAAGGACCCGTCCAGTTCAAAGTAGAGGGGAACAATGTCCAGGGGCAGCCCGGGCAGGATGCTGTCGCCAAGCACTGCGGGGGTGGTCATGCCGGCCATGCCGTTGCCCGCATCCACCACTACCTTGAGCGGCCGGATCCCGGACAGGTCCACCAGGTTGCGCAGGTACTTGGCGTAGTCGGACAGGACGTCCCGGACGGAGATGGAACCCGTGGCCGCCGCCGCCGGAATGACGCCCTCGTTCAGGTACTGCTCGGCGAGGGCCTGGATCTCCTTGAGCCCGGTCTCCGAGGAGATGGGCACGGCGCCGGCCTTGGCCATCTTGATCCCGTTGTACTGCGCCGGGTTGTGGCTTGCGGTGAAGGTCACACCGGCCGCATTCATCACTCCGCAGGCGTAGTAGAGCTCGTCGGTGGAAATCAGGTCCAGCAGGAGCACATCGGCGCCGCGGGCGGTGGCGCCGCGCGCGAAGTCGCGGATGAACTCGGGAGAGGACGGACGCATGTCACCGCCAACCAGTACCGTCTGCCCGGACAGGCCCTGGACGTCTACAAACGCGGCCCCTACGGCCTCGACGATCTGCGGGGTGATGGTCTCGCCCACGACGCCGCGGACGTCGTAGGCCTTGAAGGACGCGGAGAGGTCGAATGCATTGTTCACGTTGGCCAGTCTATAGGGGGCGCCCGCCGCGGCGGTCTTGTCCACAGTTCAAATCCGGTGCAGGGAACAGTTCCAAGGGGCTGGGATAGTGGATGGTATGGAAAGCACTGATACGCAAGGCACCGCTTCTGACACTGTTTCCGAAAGCACGCGTTCGCTGCACAGCGAGGCTGTGGAGCTGCTGCGGGCGCTGGTGGGCAATGACTCCGCGGAGTTCCACCAGGACCAGTTCGAAGCCATTGAGGCCCTGGTGGCCGGCGGACGCCGCGCCCTGGTGGTCCAGCGCACCGGCTGGGGCAAGTCCGCGGTGTACTTCGTCGCCAGCCTGCTGCTGCGGGCACGGGGGGCAGGTCCCACGCTGATTGTTTCCCCGCTGCTGGCGCTGATGCGGGACCAGGTGGCCGCCGCCGCGCGGGCCGGTGTCCGCGCGGTAGCCATCAACTCCGCCAACCAGCTGGAGTGGCAGGACATTTCCGCGAAACTCGAGGCCGACGAGGTGGATGTGCTGCTGGTATCCCCGGAACGGCTGAACAATCCGGGGTTCCGCGAACAGCACCTGCCCGAGCTGATCCGGCGCTCCGGGCTGCTGGTGATCGATGAAGCGCACTGCATCTCCGACTGGGGCCATGATTTCCGTCCGGACTACCGCCGCATCCGCCACCTGATTGAGCGGCTGCCCTCCACGGTTCCGGTGCTGGCCACCACTGCCACGGCCAACAGCCGCGTGGTGAAGGACATTGAGGAACAGCTCGCCGCCGGCGGCGAAGACGTCTTCACCATCCGCGGCCCGCTGGCCCGCAAATCCCTGCGGCTCGGTGTCCTGCGGCTGCCCAACCCCAAGGCGCGCCTGGCCTGGCTGCTGACGCACCTGGACGAGCTGCCCGGCAGCGGCATCATCTACGCGCTGACCGTCTCCGGCGCCGAAGACACCGCCCGGCTGCTGCAGAAGGCCGGACATCCGGTCCTTGCCTACACCGGCCGCACCGACCCGGCGGACCGGGAAGAGGCCGAAGCCGCCCTGAAGGAGAACCGGGTCAAGGCGCTGGTGGCCACCAGTGCGCTGGGCATGGGCTTCGACAAACCCGATCTGGGCTTCGTGATCCACCTGGGCGCGCCGTCGTCGCCGGTGGCGTACTACCAGCAGGTGGGTCGTGCCGGCCGTGGCACCCCGAACGCCGATGTGCTGCTGCTGCCGGGTGCGGAGGACCGTGATATCTGGCAGTACTTCGCCACATCCTCCATGCCGTCCGAGGGTCCGGCCACCGCGGTGCTCTCCGAGCTGGCCTCCGGGGAGGTGCTGTCCGTCGGTG is a window of Arthrobacter sp. zg-Y1171 DNA encoding:
- a CDS encoding phosphoenolpyruvate carboxykinase (GTP), with the translated sequence MGHDARQLVLDENGENAASQPLDSTTGEAAAPTTHQALLAWVKEVAELTQPDRVYWVDGSEEENRALTNELVDAGTLVRLNPETFPNSFAAFSDPKDVARVEEQTFICSEKREDAGFTNNWMDPGEMRAKLNGLFAGSMRGRTMYVVPFVMGHLAAEDPKFGVEITDSAYVVASMRIMANIGTDVLRKMEELDAFFVPALHSVGFPLAEGEEDVTWPCSDEKWIVHFPEDRSIWSYGSGYGGNALLGKKCYALRIASIMARDEGWLAEHMLILKLTSPEKKDYYVSAAFPSACGKTNLALLDPTIEGWKVETLGDDITWMRFGKEGELRAVNPEAGLFGVAPGTGWSTNPNAMRAIAKGNSIFTNVALTDDGGVWWEGMTDEAPAHLTDWLGQEWTPDAGRPAAHPNSRFCTPIDQIDMLADEYHSPNGVPVSAILFGGRRKTTVPLVTEARDWASGIFMGSTLSSETTAAAAGQVGVVRRDPMAMLPFMGYDAGDYLRHWIELSGKANQEKLPKIFLVNWFRRTADGGFAWPGFGDNARVLKWVIERLEGKADAVETPIGFVPTGDSIDLTGLDMTPEDVEQAVRVDPQEWATELDGIDEWYHRFGPTLPQELKDRLAELKDRFATA
- a CDS encoding NAD(P)/FAD-dependent oxidoreductase, whose product is MSMTETLQTDVVVIGAGAVGENAADRIVRGGLAAVLVEAALVGGECSYWACMPSKALLRPGTALKEAQSLAGSREAVTGTLDADAVLERRNSFTSNWDDAGQAEWVAGAGIELVRGRARLTGEREVEVAANDGRTLRISARHAVVLATGSTPSVPPIEGLDTTEYWGTRDATSATGIPGRLVVIGGGVSGVELAQAYARLGSKVTLLARHDILGSFPDPVRTLVREGLEADGVNVRTSASPASVRKSDDGGVEVSLEGGDTVGGDRLLVSTGRRPALDGLGLEDIGLAPKALDTDDSGRVLGVDGGWLYAVGDAAGKVLLTHQGKYEARATGDVIAARARQEPGSAEPAAWTRYTATADHYAVPQVVFTDPEAAMVGRTLEQARADGVNVSETSLEIAVAGSSLYADNYRGWAQMVVDEDRRVLVGVTFVGPGVSELLQAATIAVAGEVPLDRLWHAVPAYPTISEVWLRLLEKYGL
- a CDS encoding RecQ family ATP-dependent DNA helicase, which codes for MESTDTQGTASDTVSESTRSLHSEAVELLRALVGNDSAEFHQDQFEAIEALVAGGRRALVVQRTGWGKSAVYFVASLLLRARGAGPTLIVSPLLALMRDQVAAAARAGVRAVAINSANQLEWQDISAKLEADEVDVLLVSPERLNNPGFREQHLPELIRRSGLLVIDEAHCISDWGHDFRPDYRRIRHLIERLPSTVPVLATTATANSRVVKDIEEQLAAGGEDVFTIRGPLARKSLRLGVLRLPNPKARLAWLLTHLDELPGSGIIYALTVSGAEDTARLLQKAGHPVLAYTGRTDPADREEAEAALKENRVKALVATSALGMGFDKPDLGFVIHLGAPSSPVAYYQQVGRAGRGTPNADVLLLPGAEDRDIWQYFATSSMPSEGPATAVLSELASGEVLSVGVLETRVNLKRSPLELLLKVLSVDGAVEKVSGGWRGTGQPWHYDRERYERIAAARVKEQQAMLDYESTTGCRMQFLSQQLDDPAAAPCGRCDNCAGRWFGDDVAAEATDNAAQALDKVGVEVDPRGMYPSGMDRLGVPVKGKIKPDRTVSSGRALARLTDLGWGGRLREIFAPGSEDMPVDSALLHGCVQVLAQWGWAERPVAIVSIPSRSRPQLVDSLASGLSELGRIPYLGTLQLPHGGPAGGPGGNSAFRLAAVWDQFAVPPEGAAWFAANPGPVLLVDDFADSRWTLTEAGRVLREAGAEAVLPFVLALKA
- a CDS encoding YhgE/Pip domain-containing protein yields the protein MTAFRLALSELRRMTSGTLPKLAILALSLVPLLYGAVYLYANWDPYGNLDGVKAALVVDDDGADTADGRLDVGATVRENLLEDGTFDWEMVDSPAAAERGVKDGTYEFALTIPGDFSANLASASDPATARKATLHVTTNEANNYLLSSIVDKLTSSVHDTVAAEVGEETASQLLTGFSTVHGQLERAADGAGQLAGGAATADSGAAELVTGLGTLSSGAQALVSGQEQLVAGANQLSTGAGELSAGANQLSSGAAELSSGLGQLSSATAQLPQQTQQLADGARQVAAGTAGVEAAVTASADTARQGVTDAVTRLVQRGVLTPEQAAALQQELAGTTAGTGGLEQLKALSDGAAAVSAGADQLAGSAPQLASGISTANDGASRLSAGAADLSTGAAELSSGAGGLAGGEQQALDGTRELAAGVDAAAAGAGSLQDGLGQLRDGSDDLARQLKDGAGEIPNPNDEERANGSAVIADPLTVSTVDQAEAGSYGAGLAPYFLTLAMWVGIFMLAQALRPISRRALASNAPGWKIALGGWLPFLGVSLVQATLLYAVVRFGLGLDPVHPVQAWGLLLMASMAFSALIQGIVALLGSVGKFVVLVLLVLQLVSSGGTFPWQTIPAPLHLAHDVLPMGYTVTGLRQLLYGGDLTQVTGVAVGLLAYTAVGLLLSLLAARRHRLWTLKTLQPEISI
- a CDS encoding ABC transporter ATP-binding protein, with the protein product MLSAETLFMKGRHSALLPPTTLEADTGGLLLVSGDDQSTRTALALVLAGRMRPTSGNLAWGHSARLEHLRRSAALIDSPEVNEPERHFRVRDLVAEDLALIPRRNRPRGKAADWLSDEGLSDLGPRWVEELEPHIRLDLLTRLALADVDVELLVFDSPDRHDADPEAWLPVLTGSVSSPIRLVTAVAVVAQIPPDWTGPTAAAGAAADTNAASGTAAAEEVSA
- a CDS encoding phosphomannomutase/phosphoglucomutase; this translates as MNNAFDLSASFKAYDVRGVVGETITPQIVEAVGAAFVDVQGLSGQTVLVGGDMRPSSPEFIRDFARGATARGADVLLLDLISTDELYYACGVMNAAGVTFTASHNPAQYNGIKMAKAGAVPISSETGLKEIQALAEQYLNEGVIPAAAATGSISVRDVLSDYAKYLRNLVDLSGIRPLKVVVDAGNGMAGMTTPAVLGDSILPGLPLDIVPLYFELDGSFPNHPANPLEPENLRDLQAAVVEHGADIGLAFDGDADRCFVIDEKGEPVSPSAVTALVARREIARAKAAGEETPVIIHNLITSRAVPELVAHDGGRAVRTRVGHSFIKAVMASEGAVFGGEHSAHYYFRDFYNADTGMLAAMHVLAALGEQPRSLSDLAREYEPYISSGEVNSRVEDVPAAVARVRAEFERDGVTVDTLDGVTFTADDGSWWFNLRASNTEPFLRLNAEAEDLPTMERVRDHVLKLVRK
- a CDS encoding GAF and ANTAR domain-containing protein, with the protein product MPSPNSTQLPSVLIDLVLESPDVQDFLNRSAVLASREFSGPDGPVSCAVTLLHKSRPRVVASSSEEARHLDEIQYSYGDGPCLTAARSGTTVLVKDLAAEQRWPDYTSEVSRRGLRSILAVPIALSGDYLSALNLYADRENAFPDATVQAAESFARHAAAAVRLAIRITDTTARAEDLVAAMRSRTSIDIAIGIIMGQSRCSQQQAFDVLRAASSHRNMKLREVAESVVASVNGRPAETYFDG